Proteins from a single region of Gordonia hongkongensis:
- a CDS encoding YdcF family protein — protein MGVLIVAAVLLIMSAVLAWQDPRRLSPGILLTAGLSGVMLAAVIAVVDRGVGDDGSVLAPAVVIVALGLVALLAILILGVSLIANGLTLLRREGRRPSNLLSALLGALLSGYALAVLLGIMVGWFDVSTSNALLNFLMAVGMPAGYLGFVFASLLLWSWLYGRWSRWRARRAKVGAIIVLGAGLLDGSRVGPLLASRLDRGREIYDLARPSGLDPLIICSGGRGGDERLSEAAAMAEYLVSKGVDRDAIALEDRSTDTAENLRYSRRVLDERGVTEPVAVVTSGYHAFRGAMLMRSAGIDGFSTGAHTARYFVPNAQVREFLAVLRDHRWINGVVLVLLSVPLIAGTAVALFG, from the coding sequence ATGGGCGTACTGATAGTTGCGGCAGTGCTGCTCATCATGAGCGCGGTGCTCGCATGGCAGGACCCACGTCGTCTGAGCCCCGGCATCCTGCTGACCGCGGGCTTGTCGGGCGTGATGCTCGCCGCGGTGATCGCGGTCGTGGACAGGGGCGTCGGCGACGACGGCTCGGTTCTCGCGCCGGCGGTGGTCATCGTGGCCCTCGGACTCGTTGCGCTGCTTGCCATCCTCATTCTCGGGGTGTCGTTGATCGCCAACGGCTTGACGCTTCTGCGCCGAGAGGGGCGCCGTCCATCGAACCTGCTGTCGGCGCTCCTGGGTGCACTCCTGTCCGGTTACGCGCTCGCTGTCCTGCTCGGGATCATGGTCGGATGGTTCGACGTGTCGACGAGCAACGCGCTGCTCAACTTCCTCATGGCGGTGGGGATGCCGGCCGGTTACCTGGGTTTCGTGTTCGCCTCGCTGCTTCTCTGGTCGTGGCTGTATGGCCGGTGGAGCAGGTGGCGGGCGCGACGGGCGAAGGTCGGCGCGATCATCGTCCTGGGTGCCGGTCTGCTCGACGGGTCCCGCGTCGGTCCGCTGCTGGCGTCACGACTCGACCGCGGTCGCGAGATCTATGATCTGGCCCGGCCTTCCGGCCTGGACCCGCTGATCATCTGCTCCGGAGGCAGAGGTGGCGACGAGCGGCTGTCGGAGGCCGCGGCGATGGCCGAGTACCTCGTCTCGAAGGGCGTCGATCGTGATGCCATCGCACTCGAGGACCGATCCACCGACACCGCGGAGAACCTCCGGTACTCGAGGCGTGTGCTCGACGAGCGTGGAGTGACCGAACCGGTCGCGGTGGTGACGAGCGGCTATCACGCCTTCCGCGGAGCGATGCTCATGCGGTCTGCCGGGATCGACGGATTCTCGACCGGCGCCCACACCGCGCGATACTTCGTCCCCAACGCCCAGGTCCGTGAGTTCTTGGCGGTTCTGCGTGACCACCGATGGATCAACGGAGTCGTCCTGGTCCTGCTCAGTGTGCCGCTGATCGCCGGCACCGCTGTCGCTCTCTTCGGCTAG
- a CDS encoding amino acid permease, which translates to MSSPLGITPDESLRKGLQSRHISMLALGGAIGTGLFVASGATISDAGPGGAILAYLLMGCMVFFLMQSLGEMSAYIPCSNPFEEYGKRFVSKSFGFAAGWNYWLNWSVTLAAELVAAGLIMKYWAPDVPSWIWSVVFLAGLLALNLFAVKAFGEAEFWFAAIKVIAVVVFLIVGVLLILGVIGDRPSPGFSNWTIDDAPFVDFPLGMLSVFLIAGFAFQGTEMIAVAAGEAVEPKTAIPRAVRTVFVRILLFYIGTLTVIAFLIPYTDPNLLNASEENIAIAPFTLVFSDAGIAVAASMMNAVILIAILSAGNASLFAATRALYGLSVQGNAPRVFAWVTRSGVPLLAVAATTAIGALCFLASRVGDGRAYVWLVTASSVAGFITWMGIAWAHYRFRRAWQAQGLDLGRLPYKAWLYPAGPIIALLMCVAVIAGQNLPAIRDGSAGNLELWLTAYGALFVFLALWWGHKVITRSPTVDLLTADLSPTSAASAHRDPDPDLVG; encoded by the coding sequence ATGTCCAGTCCCCTGGGGATCACCCCCGACGAGTCGCTGCGCAAGGGACTTCAGAGTCGTCACATCAGCATGCTCGCGCTCGGCGGTGCCATCGGCACCGGCTTGTTCGTCGCCTCGGGCGCCACCATCTCCGACGCGGGCCCGGGTGGCGCCATCCTGGCGTATCTGCTGATGGGCTGCATGGTCTTCTTCCTGATGCAGAGCCTCGGCGAGATGTCGGCGTACATCCCGTGCAGCAACCCGTTCGAGGAGTACGGAAAGCGCTTCGTGTCCAAGTCCTTCGGCTTCGCAGCCGGGTGGAACTACTGGCTCAACTGGTCGGTCACCCTGGCCGCCGAGTTGGTGGCCGCCGGGCTGATCATGAAGTACTGGGCACCCGACGTGCCGTCGTGGATCTGGTCGGTCGTGTTCCTGGCGGGTCTGCTGGCGCTGAACCTGTTCGCGGTCAAGGCATTCGGCGAAGCCGAGTTCTGGTTCGCGGCGATCAAGGTCATCGCGGTGGTCGTCTTCCTCATCGTCGGCGTGCTGCTGATTCTCGGTGTCATCGGCGACCGTCCTTCGCCGGGCTTCAGCAACTGGACGATCGACGACGCTCCGTTCGTGGACTTCCCGCTCGGCATGCTGTCGGTCTTCCTCATCGCCGGTTTCGCATTCCAGGGCACCGAGATGATCGCGGTCGCCGCCGGCGAGGCGGTCGAACCGAAGACGGCCATTCCACGCGCCGTGCGCACCGTCTTCGTGCGCATCCTGCTGTTCTACATCGGCACCCTGACCGTCATCGCGTTCCTGATCCCGTACACCGACCCCAATCTGCTGAATGCGTCCGAGGAGAACATCGCGATCGCCCCGTTCACCCTCGTGTTCTCCGACGCAGGGATCGCGGTGGCGGCATCGATGATGAACGCCGTGATCCTGATCGCGATCCTGTCGGCGGGCAATGCGAGCCTGTTCGCGGCAACCCGCGCGTTGTACGGCCTGTCGGTGCAGGGCAACGCCCCACGTGTGTTCGCCTGGGTCACGCGATCAGGAGTGCCACTCCTCGCCGTGGCCGCGACGACGGCCATCGGCGCCCTCTGCTTCCTGGCGAGTCGGGTGGGCGACGGTCGCGCGTACGTCTGGCTGGTCACCGCCTCGTCGGTGGCGGGCTTCATCACGTGGATGGGTATCGCGTGGGCCCACTACCGTTTTCGTCGGGCGTGGCAGGCGCAGGGTCTGGACCTCGGCAGACTCCCCTACAAGGCCTGGCTCTACCCGGCCGGCCCGATCATCGCGTTGCTCATGTGTGTCGCCGTCATCGCGGGGCAGAATCTCCCGGCGATCCGCGACGGATCCGCGGGGAATCTCGAACTCTGGCTCACCGCCTACGGCGCACTGTTCGTGTTCCTCGCTCTGTGGTGGGGCCACAAGGTGATCACGCGCAGCCCGACCGTCGACCTGCTCACCGCCGATCTGTCACCCACATCGGCTGCGTCGGCGCATCGCGATCCGGATCCGGACCTCGTCGGCTGA
- a CDS encoding beta-mannosidase encodes MRTPILVLSIGLLLSWLLPPPAHASPNRVDATPAGLTLYGRQWWPSGFDAYQLATDWSVNAGCGAMVDLDDYFAALPPHSLTRFNLFAQLAVNKYTQQLDFGPMDAVFDAAARHGQIVLPVLAAADGACESGVFKERDWYRSGWRTVAGAGGLTFEQWVRTAVGRWKSRSALAGWELVGEPETSICGDQSCGWQQRSCPVDAARVLRSFFGSAGAMVTRLHGGAVIWSGFTGGGQCGTAGPDYQYVAGSPYVDVLDYHDYGADGVALPGDQWNGLAERLRQARVVGKPLAVNEIGQHAGSCGSTSERADDFRTKVAGQRAAGTATALFWAFVPDPRHDQCTYDIGPGDPVHELVSELTSLD; translated from the coding sequence ATGAGAACTCCGATTCTGGTGCTGAGCATCGGCCTGCTCCTGAGCTGGCTGCTGCCGCCGCCCGCACATGCGTCGCCCAACCGGGTCGATGCCACTCCGGCTGGGCTGACCCTCTATGGACGCCAGTGGTGGCCTTCCGGATTCGACGCCTACCAGCTGGCCACCGATTGGTCGGTGAATGCCGGATGCGGAGCGATGGTTGATCTCGACGACTATTTCGCCGCCTTACCTCCGCATTCGCTCACTCGCTTCAATCTGTTCGCTCAACTGGCCGTGAACAAGTACACCCAGCAATTGGATTTCGGGCCGATGGATGCCGTTTTCGACGCCGCCGCGCGGCACGGTCAGATCGTCTTGCCTGTCCTCGCGGCCGCCGATGGCGCATGCGAGAGCGGAGTTTTCAAGGAACGAGACTGGTACCGATCCGGCTGGCGAACCGTCGCCGGCGCGGGTGGACTCACGTTCGAGCAGTGGGTCAGGACGGCAGTGGGACGCTGGAAGAGCAGGTCGGCCCTGGCGGGATGGGAATTGGTGGGTGAACCCGAAACGTCCATCTGTGGCGATCAGTCGTGTGGATGGCAGCAGCGGTCGTGCCCGGTCGACGCCGCGCGCGTACTGCGGTCGTTCTTCGGCAGCGCAGGTGCGATGGTCACCCGGTTGCACGGCGGGGCGGTGATCTGGTCCGGCTTCACCGGCGGTGGCCAGTGCGGCACCGCCGGGCCCGACTACCAGTACGTCGCCGGCTCCCCGTACGTGGACGTCCTGGACTATCACGACTACGGTGCGGACGGTGTCGCGCTCCCCGGGGATCAGTGGAACGGACTGGCCGAACGTCTACGCCAGGCACGCGTAGTCGGAAAACCCCTCGCGGTGAACGAGATCGGCCAGCATGCCGGCTCATGCGGTTCGACATCCGAGCGCGCCGACGACTTCCGGACCAAGGTCGCCGGTCAGCGGGCGGCCGGGACGGCAACCGCACTCTTCTGGGCATTCGTCCCGGACCCGAGGCACGACCAGTGCACCTACGACATCGGTCCCGGTGACCCGGTGCACGAACTGGTCTCCGAACTGACAAGCCTCGATTGA
- a CDS encoding SRPBCC domain-containing protein — MTNQNVAVRRTISATPDEVFAALADPRTHQAIDGTGWVRDAVDTTPLREVGQVFRMNMYHSNHPDGDYLMENRVEVIEPLSAIAWQPGQRNDSGELEFGGWTWRYDLVPVGESSTELTLTYDWSAVPAHIREYIEFPPFADDHLRNSLNHIAELVG, encoded by the coding sequence ATGACGAACCAGAACGTTGCCGTCAGACGCACGATCTCCGCCACGCCCGACGAGGTGTTCGCGGCGCTCGCCGACCCCCGCACACACCAGGCCATCGACGGCACCGGCTGGGTTCGGGACGCAGTCGACACGACACCGCTGCGGGAGGTGGGCCAGGTATTCCGGATGAACATGTACCACTCCAACCATCCGGATGGTGACTACCTGATGGAGAACCGGGTCGAGGTGATCGAACCGCTGTCGGCGATAGCGTGGCAACCAGGGCAGCGCAACGACTCCGGGGAGCTCGAGTTCGGCGGCTGGACATGGCGGTACGACCTGGTGCCGGTGGGGGAGTCGTCCACCGAGCTCACCCTGACCTACGACTGGTCGGCCGTACCCGCCCACATCCGCGAGTACATCGAGTTCCCGCCGTTCGCCGACGACCATCTGCGTAACTCGTTGAACCACATCGCCGAACTTGTCGGTTGA